A genomic window from Sanguibacter antarcticus includes:
- a CDS encoding glycosyltransferase — protein MTSSDLTPAAHPLAERTRAAFVTAILVTRGSTPYLSHSLDAVFASTVEPAGVVVVDVSTDSSATLSAEVADRVTLVRAPGARTFGAAITDALDVVGRSATTPWMWLLHDDSAPEPQALHHLVRALEHTSSVAIAGSKQVRWHAPDELVEVGYTVSRSGRRMTGVEPGELDQGQHDSREDVLAVGLAGALVRRSVWDDLGGTDPVYGSFGDGLDLCRRARLAGHRVVVVPRAIVLHAQAGLSGLRDAVPTDDDAPDALPAAEDQTDAVDPTFGARLRSQLYFLGTSIRVWLLPFFLVGSVLAGPVRALYRIAVKQPGHAVDELWSPLWLLARTGKIIGARRSAAATSVAPRSLLVPLMATTRDVLEGHRDRRLALAALRKAAHAPNELDRAEIRSAARHRAAGLGGVLLVALVVTVLALGPVLRTLVDGGRIVGGALLPASGGFADLWQAITGGWIRDGLGASAPADPLLTALAPATILARGDLQLAVNVLLVSMLVLAGAGAWFAAGAATRSVPIRLWAGLVWVAAPALLVGLGDGRLGAVLAHATLPWFALSLARALGIQATDSWGVLRMRSAERTEQRVREKTQERLAQRAEARGASGIPVGRVSLRSQPAGPVRPHGSVAALGAAGLTFAIVVAGAPVLLLPGLVAMLVVLVVAPRHRRYVLFVPLPALVIVGPLLVRTAATWSSGGWRILFGDPGLPLASDAAEPWQQLFALPAVPSSFFTADGAWGVVGEIAPYALGATVLVTALVGLARSGARGAAARVLWCIVPLGLATAVLSAAIVVDGGTTSAVTGWSGPGSSLLLLALLGAGALGIDGLAAKAMTHTFGWRQLGIGLLALVIGLVPLAGLAAWGGASRSDDSPVALQSLDRAIVPAVGQQLQTSGRQARVLVLETADDGSIAYQLLHEDGPQLTDSSTVVNVTHLAGHADPAAELVAAVSSGVEGDQAGALAELGVGAVLVPPSDQLARAQLVGRIDTVVGLQRITENESGTIWRVMPVDAVTEAVQPAWARIYSPDPDGALVVEQAVEAGRLSVDTTVAPGEPDRVLVLAENAAPGWTARLDGVPLRSLEDGARQAFALGGEGGHLVVGYERASRTPWIVLQGVVLVVFALLALPVRRRRGGGR, from the coding sequence ATGACTTCCTCTGACCTGACCCCTGCCGCGCACCCGCTCGCTGAGCGCACCCGCGCCGCGTTCGTGACCGCGATCCTCGTGACCCGTGGCTCGACGCCGTACCTGTCGCACTCCCTCGATGCCGTCTTCGCCTCGACGGTCGAGCCTGCCGGGGTGGTGGTCGTCGACGTGTCGACCGACTCCTCGGCGACGCTCTCCGCGGAGGTGGCGGACCGCGTGACTCTCGTCCGCGCGCCGGGAGCCCGAACCTTCGGTGCAGCGATCACCGACGCGCTCGACGTCGTGGGCAGGTCGGCGACGACCCCGTGGATGTGGTTGCTCCACGACGACTCCGCCCCCGAGCCGCAGGCCCTGCACCACCTCGTCCGCGCGCTCGAGCACACCTCGTCTGTCGCGATCGCCGGGTCCAAGCAGGTCCGGTGGCACGCGCCCGACGAGCTCGTCGAGGTCGGGTACACGGTCTCCCGCAGCGGCCGCCGCATGACGGGCGTCGAGCCAGGAGAGCTCGACCAGGGCCAGCACGACTCGCGCGAGGACGTGCTCGCCGTCGGCCTCGCCGGTGCGCTCGTGCGTCGCAGCGTCTGGGACGACCTCGGTGGCACGGACCCGGTGTACGGCAGCTTCGGCGACGGTCTCGACCTGTGCAGGCGCGCGCGCCTGGCCGGTCACCGGGTCGTCGTCGTCCCGCGCGCGATCGTGCTGCACGCGCAGGCAGGCCTCTCCGGGCTGCGCGACGCGGTGCCGACCGATGACGACGCTCCTGACGCGCTGCCTGCCGCCGAGGACCAGACGGACGCGGTCGATCCGACGTTCGGTGCACGGCTGCGCTCGCAGCTGTACTTTCTCGGGACGAGCATCCGCGTCTGGCTCCTCCCGTTCTTCCTCGTCGGCTCCGTCCTGGCGGGCCCGGTCCGGGCCCTGTACCGGATCGCGGTCAAGCAGCCCGGTCACGCCGTCGACGAGCTGTGGAGCCCGCTGTGGCTGCTGGCCCGGACCGGGAAGATCATCGGTGCCCGACGCTCGGCGGCCGCGACCTCTGTCGCTCCCCGGAGCCTGCTGGTCCCGCTCATGGCGACCACGCGGGACGTGCTCGAGGGGCACCGTGACCGGCGTCTCGCGCTGGCGGCGCTGCGCAAGGCGGCGCACGCGCCGAACGAGCTCGACCGTGCCGAGATCAGGTCGGCTGCCCGGCACCGCGCTGCCGGGCTGGGCGGCGTGCTCCTCGTCGCGCTCGTCGTGACGGTCCTCGCGCTCGGTCCGGTCCTCAGGACGCTCGTCGACGGGGGACGGATCGTCGGCGGTGCGCTGCTCCCCGCCAGCGGTGGGTTCGCCGACCTCTGGCAGGCGATCACCGGCGGGTGGATCCGCGACGGGCTCGGGGCGTCCGCACCTGCCGACCCGCTGCTCACCGCGCTCGCCCCGGCGACGATCCTGGCCCGCGGAGATCTTCAACTGGCCGTGAACGTGCTGCTCGTGTCGATGCTCGTGCTCGCGGGCGCAGGCGCCTGGTTCGCCGCGGGCGCAGCGACCCGCTCTGTTCCCATCCGTCTCTGGGCAGGCCTCGTGTGGGTCGCGGCACCGGCGCTGCTCGTCGGTCTGGGAGACGGGCGCCTCGGCGCGGTGCTCGCCCACGCGACGCTCCCGTGGTTCGCGCTGTCGCTCGCACGGGCGCTGGGGATCCAGGCCACCGACTCGTGGGGCGTGCTGCGGATGCGGTCCGCCGAGCGCACCGAGCAACGGGTGCGCGAGAAGACGCAGGAACGGCTCGCGCAGCGGGCTGAGGCCCGCGGCGCCTCAGGCATCCCCGTGGGCCGGGTGAGCCTGCGGTCCCAACCGGCAGGACCCGTGCGTCCGCACGGTTCGGTCGCCGCGCTCGGTGCAGCGGGTCTGACCTTCGCGATCGTCGTCGCGGGCGCACCCGTCCTCCTCCTTCCTGGCCTCGTGGCGATGCTCGTGGTCCTCGTCGTGGCGCCGCGCCACCGCCGTTACGTGCTGTTCGTCCCGCTGCCTGCGCTCGTCATCGTCGGGCCGCTCCTCGTGCGCACCGCCGCCACCTGGTCGAGCGGGGGCTGGCGCATCCTCTTCGGCGACCCAGGGCTGCCGCTCGCCTCCGACGCAGCAGAGCCCTGGCAGCAGCTCTTCGCCCTCCCGGCGGTCCCGTCGTCGTTCTTCACCGCAGACGGAGCGTGGGGTGTCGTCGGCGAGATCGCGCCCTACGCGCTCGGGGCGACCGTGCTCGTCACAGCGCTCGTCGGTCTCGCCCGGAGCGGAGCGCGGGGCGCCGCGGCCCGTGTCTTGTGGTGCATCGTCCCGCTCGGTCTCGCCACCGCGGTGCTCTCTGCTGCGATCGTCGTCGACGGCGGCACCACCTCGGCCGTGACCGGGTGGTCCGGGCCCGGGTCCTCACTCCTGCTGCTCGCCCTGCTCGGTGCAGGAGCCCTGGGGATCGACGGGCTCGCCGCGAAGGCGATGACGCACACGTTCGGGTGGCGCCAGCTCGGGATCGGCCTGCTCGCCCTGGTCATCGGGCTCGTCCCGCTGGCCGGCCTCGCTGCCTGGGGCGGCGCCTCGCGGAGCGACGACTCACCCGTCGCCCTGCAGTCGCTCGACCGTGCGATCGTGCCGGCCGTCGGCCAACAGCTGCAGACGTCGGGACGCCAGGCGCGGGTGCTCGTCCTCGAGACCGCGGACGACGGGTCGATCGCCTATCAGCTTCTTCACGAGGACGGACCACAGCTCACCGACTCCTCGACGGTCGTCAACGTGACGCACCTGGCCGGTCATGCCGACCCCGCAGCAGAGCTCGTCGCGGCGGTCTCCTCCGGCGTCGAGGGCGACCAGGCGGGTGCGCTCGCGGAGCTCGGCGTCGGAGCGGTCCTGGTGCCGCCGTCCGACCAGCTCGCCCGCGCGCAGCTCGTCGGCCGGATCGACACCGTGGTCGGGCTCCAGCGGATCACCGAGAACGAGTCCGGGACGATCTGGCGCGTCATGCCCGTCGACGCGGTCACCGAGGCCGTCCAGCCTGCCTGGGCGCGGATCTACTCACCTGATCCTGACGGCGCGCTCGTCGTAGAGCAGGCGGTCGAGGCCGGTCGGCTCTCGGTCGACACGACGGTGGCGCCCGGCGAACCGGACCGCGTCCTCGTCCTGGCCGAGAACGCCGCACCCGGCTGGACGGCCCGGCTCGACGGGGTGCCGCTGCGCTCGCTCGAAGACGGTGCGCGCCAGGCCTTCGCGCTCGGAGGCGAGGGCGGGCATCTCGTCGTCGGCTACGAGCGTGCGAGCCGGACACCGTGGATCGTCCTGCAGGGCGTCGTCCTCGTCGTGTTCGCACTGCTCGCCCTGCCTGTGAGACGACGACGTGGAGGTGGGCGATGA
- a CDS encoding DUF5719 family protein produces the protein MKARSTSKRPAASTRGAAVRRVASIVLVLGVTAAVTVLSTDLVTHDAAAAETGTTVALGARSTTLVCPGPVALSDPGSTNDEGFSPTPVETQTSLRTTVLGDGVSAALTPFSGADDESVAAVQTVDGAQPSAQGSIDELDEALVLKTSTDTDAAASDGAPQLVAASVASATAAGDLQGVAAAGCQTPGISQWLVGGSTDLGTSARLVLQNPSRTAATVTITLWGAGGELDLAGPATYLVPPSSQVSTLLEGLAAEQRRIAVHVTSTGALVTAYLQHNVLDGLTPRGVDFVVPGDEPATAQTLVGLEVEASDVTDAGVGSLRLLVPGDAAGTAAIRVLGADGQHILRGAETVDLVPGEVTDVSLAGLPAGRYSVVVQSDVPVVAGAQTVRTGTADPDQRLVGTPQDRAWVPARHADTHETRVVALPVRTTGVLVLTALPEGLDGDDPFAADVPIVYAADDDLPPDEDATPGDDATPDDDATPDDPTDPATSASADSWDPVRRGEIRLYGADGQLLATKPVELAAGQTMAVDLSDVADGEVVAAAAVVPDDPADGETPYTLDWSVLVSATGVSGATAVILPARPDSGGSEVLVLRSPTVGLPTG, from the coding sequence ATGAAGGCCCGATCGACCAGCAAACGCCCCGCAGCGTCCACCCGAGGTGCAGCGGTGCGCCGCGTCGCGTCCATCGTCCTCGTCCTCGGCGTGACCGCGGCGGTGACCGTCCTCAGCACGGACCTCGTGACCCACGACGCGGCAGCAGCCGAGACGGGGACGACGGTCGCGCTCGGCGCACGCTCGACCACCCTCGTGTGCCCGGGTCCGGTCGCGCTCTCCGACCCCGGCTCGACGAACGACGAAGGCTTCAGCCCGACTCCCGTCGAGACGCAGACGTCGCTGCGCACGACAGTCCTGGGCGACGGTGTCTCAGCAGCGCTCACCCCCTTCTCCGGCGCTGACGACGAGAGCGTTGCAGCGGTGCAGACCGTCGACGGCGCGCAGCCCAGCGCCCAGGGGTCGATCGACGAGCTCGACGAGGCCCTCGTCCTCAAGACGTCCACGGACACCGACGCGGCGGCTTCCGACGGGGCGCCACAGCTCGTCGCGGCGAGCGTGGCGTCGGCCACCGCCGCAGGCGACCTCCAGGGAGTCGCTGCAGCCGGGTGCCAGACCCCGGGCATCAGCCAGTGGCTCGTCGGCGGGAGCACCGACCTCGGGACCAGCGCGCGACTCGTCCTGCAGAACCCGAGCCGCACGGCCGCGACCGTGACCATCACCCTGTGGGGGGCTGGTGGCGAGCTCGATCTCGCCGGGCCCGCCACCTACCTCGTGCCCCCCTCGAGCCAGGTCTCCACCCTGCTCGAGGGGCTCGCAGCGGAGCAGCGGCGGATCGCGGTGCACGTGACCTCCACGGGTGCGCTCGTCACGGCGTACCTCCAGCACAACGTCCTCGACGGGCTGACACCCCGCGGTGTCGACTTCGTCGTCCCCGGAGACGAGCCTGCCACCGCTCAGACGCTCGTCGGCCTCGAGGTCGAGGCCTCGGACGTCACCGACGCAGGCGTCGGCTCGCTGCGCCTTCTCGTGCCGGGGGACGCAGCCGGAACCGCCGCGATCCGAGTCCTCGGCGCCGACGGTCAGCACATCCTGCGCGGGGCCGAGACCGTCGACCTCGTGCCCGGAGAGGTCACCGACGTCTCGCTCGCAGGGCTGCCTGCCGGACGCTACAGCGTCGTGGTGCAGTCGGACGTGCCGGTCGTCGCCGGGGCGCAGACCGTGCGGACCGGTACCGCCGACCCCGATCAGCGTCTCGTGGGGACGCCCCAGGACCGCGCCTGGGTTCCCGCGCGGCACGCCGACACGCACGAGACGAGAGTCGTCGCTCTCCCGGTGCGCACCACGGGCGTCCTGGTCCTCACAGCGCTGCCCGAGGGGCTCGACGGCGACGACCCCTTCGCGGCGGACGTCCCCATCGTCTACGCGGCCGACGACGACCTGCCGCCCGACGAGGACGCGACCCCTGGTGACGACGCGACGCCTGACGACGACGCGACCCCCGACGATCCCACGGATCCGGCGACCAGCGCGTCCGCAGACTCGTGGGACCCTGTCCGGCGCGGCGAGATCCGTCTCTACGGCGCTGACGGTCAGCTCCTCGCCACGAAGCCAGTCGAGCTCGCGGCCGGCCAGACGATGGCCGTGGACCTGTCCGACGTCGCCGACGGCGAGGTCGTCGCAGCAGCAGCGGTCGTCCCCGACGACCCGGCGGACGGCGAGACGCCGTACACCCTCGACTGGTCGGTCCTCGTCTCGGCGACCGGGGTCTCCGGTGCTACCGCGGTGATCCTGCCGGCGCGGCCGGACAGCGGCGGCTCCGAGGTCCTCGTCCTGCGGTCGCCGACCGTCGGGCTCCCGACCGGCTGA
- a CDS encoding metallopeptidase family protein, translating into MDESLTPTGPGALGPSARAPVRRSRRDRRSRGLRGPFLPTNLPAYRTRAERFDEHVLAVVERLEKSWGRELAGTEFAVEDVPPSDPSPWEHGGVPMGRYFPAESGQPGRVLVYRRPVESRAFDADDLAELVRDVVVEQVAHLLSRSPEEIDPQFRDHG; encoded by the coding sequence ATGGACGAGTCACTCACCCCGACCGGGCCCGGCGCTCTCGGGCCGTCCGCGCGCGCGCCGGTGCGCCGCAGCCGCCGAGACCGGCGCAGCCGCGGCCTGCGAGGTCCCTTCCTCCCGACGAACCTCCCGGCCTATCGCACCCGCGCCGAACGGTTCGACGAGCATGTCCTCGCCGTCGTCGAGCGCCTCGAGAAGTCGTGGGGCCGGGAGCTGGCGGGGACAGAGTTCGCTGTCGAGGACGTCCCGCCGTCTGATCCTTCGCCGTGGGAGCACGGCGGGGTGCCGATGGGACGGTACTTCCCCGCCGAGTCCGGCCAGCCTGGCCGGGTGCTCGTCTACCGGCGTCCGGTCGAGAGCCGTGCGTTCGACGCAGACGACCTCGCCGAGCTCGTGCGCGACGTCGTCGTGGAGCAGGTGGCGCACCTGCTCTCGCGGTCTCCGGAAGAGATCGACCCGCAGTTCCGCGACCACGGCTGA
- a CDS encoding DUF3499 domain-containing protein, protein MRSVRQCSRTACARAAVATLTYVYSDSTAVLGPLAYMAEPHSYDLCEIHSDRLTAPRGWEVVRLTPAFAEAGPTPDDLVALADAVREAGRPKHLSDPEPVQHGEVARRGHLRILKGDG, encoded by the coding sequence GTGAGATCAGTCCGTCAGTGCTCCCGAACCGCTTGCGCGCGTGCCGCAGTGGCCACACTCACCTATGTGTACTCGGACTCGACCGCTGTCCTCGGCCCGCTGGCGTACATGGCTGAGCCGCACAGCTACGACCTGTGCGAGATCCACTCCGACCGTCTGACGGCCCCGCGGGGCTGGGAGGTCGTGCGTCTGACACCCGCGTTCGCCGAAGCGGGACCGACCCCAGACGACCTCGTCGCGCTCGCCGACGCCGTGCGCGAGGCTGGCCGACCGAAGCACCTCAGCGACCCTGAGCCCGTCCAGCACGGTGAGGTCGCCCGGCGCGGGCACCTGCGCATCCTCAAGGGAGACGGCTGA
- a CDS encoding phosphomannomutase/phosphoglucomutase, whose translation MEPTSSDVTSATPASPWDLSALIKSYDVRGIVPEPFSPAVAEAIGAAFATVVVIPDAGDAADATPPGLDGPGADASTVSTGRPRVVIGHDMRESGPELVGAFARGLTTAGIDVVLIGLCSTDGLYYASGALGVPGAMFTASHNPAEYNGIKLCRSAARPVGQDTGLARVRELAEQYLTYGLPGPATQLGQLTERSMLADYAAFLRGLVDISGIRPLKVVVDAGNGMGGYTVPAVLGTGAGLPELPLEIVPLYFELDGSFPNHEANPLEPANLVDLQAAVVEHGADIGIAFDGDADRCFVIDERGEPVSPSAITALVGLREVAREQAAGRTPTIIHNLITSAAVPDLMRAAGARVVRTRVGHSFIKAQMAEHDAVFGGEHSAHYYFRDFFFADTGMLAALHVLAALGEQPHPLSGLAEVYEPYTSSGELNSRVDDVPAARARVVEAYVEKQGAGPVTVDELDGLTISHWDSTPQWWFNLRASNTEPLLRLNVEAADEDIMVKVRDDVLALVRAADAENNA comes from the coding sequence ATGGAACCGACCTCTTCTGACGTCACGAGCGCCACGCCCGCGTCCCCCTGGGACCTCTCGGCACTCATCAAGTCCTACGACGTGCGTGGCATCGTCCCCGAGCCCTTCAGCCCCGCGGTCGCCGAGGCGATCGGCGCCGCGTTCGCGACCGTCGTGGTCATCCCCGACGCGGGCGACGCGGCCGACGCGACACCTCCTGGTCTCGACGGCCCCGGCGCTGATGCGTCCACCGTCTCCACGGGGCGCCCCCGTGTCGTCATCGGCCACGACATGCGCGAGTCGGGTCCCGAGCTCGTCGGTGCGTTCGCCCGCGGGCTGACCACCGCTGGCATCGACGTCGTCCTCATCGGGCTGTGCTCCACCGACGGCCTCTACTACGCGTCGGGCGCGCTCGGTGTTCCGGGCGCGATGTTCACGGCCAGCCACAACCCGGCCGAGTACAACGGCATCAAGCTCTGCCGCAGCGCAGCACGCCCGGTGGGCCAAGACACCGGCCTCGCCCGGGTGCGCGAGCTCGCCGAGCAGTACCTCACCTACGGCCTCCCCGGTCCGGCGACCCAGCTCGGCCAGCTCACCGAGCGATCGATGCTCGCCGACTACGCCGCGTTCCTGCGGGGTCTCGTCGACATCTCCGGCATCCGACCGCTCAAGGTGGTCGTCGACGCAGGCAACGGGATGGGCGGCTACACCGTCCCCGCAGTCCTGGGCACCGGCGCCGGGCTGCCGGAGCTCCCGCTCGAGATCGTCCCGCTCTACTTCGAGCTCGACGGCTCCTTCCCCAACCACGAGGCCAACCCGCTCGAGCCGGCGAACCTCGTCGACCTCCAGGCTGCTGTCGTCGAGCACGGCGCAGACATCGGCATCGCGTTCGACGGCGACGCGGACCGCTGCTTCGTCATCGACGAGCGCGGCGAGCCGGTGAGCCCGTCAGCGATCACGGCGCTCGTCGGCCTGCGAGAGGTCGCCCGCGAGCAGGCCGCCGGCCGGACACCGACGATCATCCACAACCTCATCACGTCGGCTGCTGTCCCGGACCTCATGCGTGCCGCAGGCGCACGTGTCGTCCGGACCCGCGTGGGCCACTCGTTCATCAAGGCGCAGATGGCCGAGCACGACGCGGTCTTCGGTGGCGAGCACAGCGCGCACTACTACTTCCGTGACTTCTTCTTCGCGGACACCGGCATGCTCGCTGCGCTCCACGTGCTCGCGGCCCTCGGAGAGCAGCCGCACCCGCTCTCGGGGCTCGCCGAGGTCTACGAGCCGTACACGTCCAGCGGTGAGCTGAACTCTCGCGTCGACGACGTTCCCGCTGCGCGCGCACGTGTCGTCGAGGCCTATGTGGAGAAGCAGGGCGCCGGTCCGGTCACTGTCGACGAGCTCGACGGCCTGACGATCTCCCACTGGGACTCCACCCCGCAGTGGTGGTTCAACCTGCGCGCCTCGAACACCGAGCCGCTCCTGCGGCTCAACGTCGAGGCCGCGGACGAGGACATCATGGTCAAGGTGCGCGACGACGTGCTCGCCCTCGTCCGTGCAGCGGACGCGGAGAACAACGCGTGA
- a CDS encoding Trm112 family protein, whose product MSAATAAGGPLHAIDPWVRAILRCPATGAELVDGWGPNGEAELHSTAEQGALAYPVRDGIPVLLVDDARVLSSL is encoded by the coding sequence GTGAGCGCCGCGACGGCCGCCGGTGGCCCTCTTCACGCGATCGACCCGTGGGTCCGGGCGATCCTGCGCTGCCCGGCGACGGGCGCCGAGCTCGTGGACGGATGGGGCCCGAACGGTGAGGCCGAGCTGCACTCCACTGCCGAGCAGGGCGCGCTCGCGTACCCTGTCCGCGACGGCATCCCGGTCCTCCTCGTCGACGACGCACGGGTGCTGTCGAGTCTCTGA
- a CDS encoding cation diffusion facilitator family transporter, whose protein sequence is MSAHGGSKAIVAALVANLGIAVTKFIAYLLTHSSSMLAEAVHSLADSGNQALLLLGGRRARREADDRHPFGYGRERYIYAFIVSIVLFSVGGLFALYEAYHKWSDPHGIESWHWVPVVVLVAAIGMEGFSFRTAVVEANLVRGKQSWVQFVRTAKAPELPVVLLEDFGALIGLVLALGGVSLTLVTGDGRWDAAGTGCIGVLLVIIAIVLALETKSLLLGESATKVQVAAIEAALVGPGVPSVIHLKTLHLGPEELLVAAKIEVDVREGAGQIADAIDEAEARVRSAVPIAKRIYLEPDLRDAVAPTI, encoded by the coding sequence ATGTCAGCCCACGGTGGGTCCAAGGCGATCGTCGCCGCTCTCGTAGCGAACCTCGGGATCGCGGTCACGAAGTTCATCGCGTATCTGCTCACGCACTCGTCATCGATGCTCGCCGAGGCGGTCCACTCGCTGGCTGACTCCGGCAACCAGGCGCTCTTGCTGCTGGGGGGCAGGCGCGCTCGGCGCGAGGCAGACGACCGGCACCCGTTCGGCTACGGCCGCGAGCGGTACATCTACGCGTTCATCGTCTCGATCGTCCTGTTCAGCGTCGGTGGTCTCTTCGCCCTCTACGAGGCGTACCACAAGTGGTCGGACCCGCACGGGATCGAGTCCTGGCACTGGGTTCCCGTCGTCGTGCTCGTCGCTGCCATCGGTATGGAGGGCTTCTCCTTCCGCACCGCGGTCGTGGAGGCCAACCTCGTGCGCGGCAAGCAGTCGTGGGTGCAGTTCGTGCGGACCGCCAAGGCGCCCGAGCTGCCGGTGGTGCTCCTCGAGGACTTCGGTGCGCTCATCGGGCTGGTCCTCGCCCTCGGCGGCGTGAGCCTGACCCTCGTGACCGGTGACGGGCGCTGGGACGCGGCCGGGACGGGCTGCATCGGCGTGCTGCTCGTCATCATCGCGATCGTGCTCGCTCTCGAGACGAAGTCTCTCCTGCTGGGGGAGTCGGCGACCAAGGTTCAGGTCGCGGCCATCGAGGCGGCGCTCGTCGGGCCGGGCGTGCCGTCCGTCATCCACCTCAAGACCCTGCACCTCGGCCCTGAGGAGCTGCTCGTGGCCGCGAAGATCGAGGTTGACGTCCGTGAGGGCGCGGGCCAGATCGCGGACGCGATCGACGAGGCCGAGGCACGGGTGCGGTCTGCTGTGCCGATCGCCAAGCGCATCTACCTCGAGCCGGACCTCCGGGACGCGGTCGCTCCGACCATCTGA
- a CDS encoding glycine betaine ABC transporter substrate-binding protein yields the protein MFNRTAHLSRTTRRSVALVTGVALTLALAACSSDSSDSTDADTAATVENGDLQDVTIGVHSGWDEGIAVSYLFKSILEDEGYTVEATEADAGIVYTGLTGGDFDVNFDMWLPNTHKDYLDEYGDDMEQLGAWYTEAKLTIAVNEDAPITSLDELAANADAFDNRLVGIEAGAGLTGITEDVAIPAYGLEDMDFVVSSTPAMLAELKGATDAGENVAVTLWAPHWAYDAFPIRDLEDPEGAMGEAEEINSVGRTGFAEDYPTLASWIGAFTLTDEQLFSLENIMFNENEGNDNEGSVTEWLDANPTFVDDLKAAADAS from the coding sequence ATGTTCAACCGCACCGCACACCTTTCCCGCACCACCCGCCGCTCCGTGGCCCTCGTCACGGGTGTCGCCCTGACGCTCGCCCTCGCGGCCTGCTCGTCCGACTCCTCCGACTCCACGGATGCCGACACCGCAGCGACCGTCGAGAACGGTGACCTCCAGGACGTCACCATCGGAGTCCACTCCGGATGGGACGAGGGCATCGCCGTCTCGTACCTCTTCAAGTCGATCTTGGAGGACGAGGGCTACACCGTCGAGGCCACCGAGGCTGACGCCGGCATCGTCTACACCGGCCTCACCGGCGGCGACTTCGACGTGAACTTCGACATGTGGCTGCCGAACACGCACAAGGACTACCTCGACGAGTACGGCGACGACATGGAGCAGCTCGGTGCCTGGTACACCGAGGCCAAGCTGACCATCGCTGTCAACGAGGACGCCCCCATCACCTCGCTCGACGAGCTGGCCGCGAACGCTGACGCGTTCGACAACCGCCTCGTCGGCATCGAGGCCGGCGCGGGCCTCACCGGCATCACGGAGGACGTCGCCATCCCGGCGTACGGCCTCGAGGACATGGACTTCGTCGTCTCCTCTACGCCGGCGATGCTCGCCGAGCTCAAGGGCGCCACGGACGCCGGCGAGAACGTCGCCGTCACGCTGTGGGCACCGCACTGGGCGTACGACGCCTTCCCGATCCGCGACCTCGAAGACCCCGAGGGCGCCATGGGCGAGGCTGAGGAGATCAACTCGGTCGGCCGCACCGGCTTCGCCGAGGACTACCCGACGCTCGCATCGTGGATCGGCGCCTTCACGCTGACCGACGAGCAGCTCTTCTCGCTCGAGAACATCATGTTCAACGAGAACGAGGGCAACGACAACGAAGGTTCCGTCACCGAGTGGCTCGACGCGAACCCCACGTTCGTCGACGACCTCAAGGCTGCCGCAGACGCCTCCTGA
- a CDS encoding ABC transporter permease has protein sequence MSLSTVVAAASGTGIPRVELGDAVETFIDWMTTTFDIVFDQIKTVLVGAYDALDLVLSAPPFWIVAVVLAALAFFAHGWKLATVALAGFVVIAAVNQWENAMDTLSLVLLASTIALVIGIPLGIWAARNDNVSKTLRPILDFMQTMPAFVYLIPTVVIFRTGVVPGIVATIVFALAPGVRFTELGIRQVDKEVVEAGHAFGATQGRILRQIQLPLAMPTIMAGINQVIMLSLSMVVISGLVGARGLGGDVVAALARVDIALGFEAGIAVVILAIFLDRVTSALAAKSPVSKALAIASA, from the coding sequence ATGAGCCTCTCCACCGTGGTAGCCGCCGCCAGCGGCACCGGGATCCCCCGTGTCGAGCTCGGCGACGCCGTCGAGACGTTCATCGACTGGATGACCACGACGTTCGACATCGTGTTCGACCAGATCAAGACCGTCCTCGTCGGTGCCTACGACGCCCTCGACCTCGTCCTCAGCGCACCCCCGTTCTGGATCGTCGCCGTCGTCCTCGCCGCGCTCGCCTTCTTCGCGCACGGATGGAAGCTCGCCACCGTCGCGCTCGCCGGGTTCGTCGTCATCGCCGCTGTCAACCAGTGGGAGAACGCGATGGACACCCTGTCCCTCGTCCTGCTCGCGAGCACCATCGCGCTCGTCATCGGCATCCCGCTCGGCATCTGGGCGGCACGCAACGACAACGTCTCCAAGACGCTACGACCCATCCTCGACTTCATGCAGACGATGCCCGCGTTCGTCTACCTCATCCCCACCGTCGTCATCTTCCGCACCGGCGTGGTTCCCGGCATCGTCGCGACCATCGTCTTCGCGCTCGCCCCCGGCGTCCGCTTCACCGAGCTCGGCATCCGGCAGGTCGACAAGGAGGTCGTCGAAGCAGGTCACGCGTTCGGCGCCACCCAGGGACGCATCCTGCGCCAGATCCAGCTCCCGCTGGCGATGCCGACGATCATGGCCGGCATCAACCAGGTCATCATGCTGTCCCTCTCGATGGTGGTCATCTCCGGCCTCGTCGGCGCCCGTGGCCTCGGTGGCGACGTCGTCGCGGCACTGGCTCGCGTCGACATCGCCCTCGGCTTCGAGGCCGGCATCGCCGTCGTCATCCTCGCCATCTTCCTCGACCGCGTCACGTCAGCGCTCGCGGCAAAGTCTCCCGTCTCCAAGGCCCTCGCCATCGCGTCGGCCTGA